A single region of the Microcella sp. genome encodes:
- a CDS encoding HEAT repeat domain-containing protein: protein MIDHLPEPDLPLRDRLLRLQNSVPRSALQAWAAGLALGEVGDDSAEHPSIEWLGGTRGWRPYWSRTWGLRLLLHIGVDDVAVPALSAVLADESWRVREMALKVIARHEPPVDGQTVVELLDDPVARVREAAGRVLARPER, encoded by the coding sequence GTGATCGACCACCTCCCCGAGCCCGACCTGCCGCTGCGAGATCGCCTGCTGCGGCTGCAGAACTCGGTGCCGCGCTCGGCGTTGCAGGCCTGGGCAGCAGGGCTCGCGCTCGGTGAGGTGGGCGACGATTCGGCCGAGCACCCGTCGATCGAGTGGCTCGGAGGCACGCGCGGATGGCGGCCGTACTGGAGCCGAACGTGGGGCCTGCGGCTGCTGCTGCACATCGGAGTCGACGACGTCGCCGTGCCGGCACTCTCGGCTGTGCTGGCCGATGAGTCGTGGCGCGTGCGAGAGATGGCCCTCAAGGTGATCGCGCGGCACGAGCCGCCCGTCGACGGGCAGACGGTGGTCGAGCTGCTCGACGACCCCGTGGCGCGCGTGAGGGAGGCGGCAGGGCGCGTGCTCGCGCGGCCCGAGCGCTAG
- the tyrS gene encoding tyrosine--tRNA ligase: MTAAPVTDDSITLTPARNDSTFETVWDEIVWRGLVHVSTDETALKEALGGEPITYYCGFDPTAPSLHLGNLVQLLLMRRLQLAGHRPLALVGGSTGLIGDPRPTAERQLNTRETVAAWVERLQGQVSRFLSDDGANAVRLVNNLDWTADLSAIDFLREIGKYYRVGTMLKKDAVAARLNSDAGISYTEFSYQILQGYDFLELHRQHGCVLQTGGSDQWGNLTSGTDLIHKAEGRSVHAIGTPLITNSDGTKFGKSEGNAIWLAADMCSPFAMYQFWLNTDDADVIDRLKVFTFLSRAEIEAFAELVETEPFRRAAQKRLALEVTGLVHGAAAVSAAIAASEALFGQGDLSALDAQTLAAAIAELPSADVAESDTVVHALVATGLCSSAGEARRAIAQGGVSLNNVKVSSDEQTLEGSALAGRCAVLRRGKKTLAGVRFSGS, translated from the coding sequence GTGACCGCCGCACCCGTGACTGACGACTCGATCACCCTGACCCCCGCCCGCAACGACTCCACCTTCGAGACCGTGTGGGACGAGATCGTGTGGCGCGGGCTCGTGCACGTCTCGACCGACGAGACTGCCCTGAAAGAGGCTCTCGGCGGCGAGCCGATCACCTACTACTGCGGCTTCGACCCCACCGCGCCGAGCCTGCACCTCGGCAACCTCGTGCAATTGCTGCTCATGCGTCGGCTGCAGCTCGCCGGCCACCGGCCGCTCGCTCTCGTCGGGGGGTCGACGGGGCTCATCGGCGACCCTCGGCCCACCGCAGAGCGGCAGCTCAACACGCGCGAGACGGTGGCGGCCTGGGTCGAACGGCTGCAGGGCCAGGTCAGTCGTTTTCTGTCAGATGACGGCGCGAACGCCGTGCGTCTCGTCAACAATCTCGACTGGACGGCCGACCTCAGCGCGATCGACTTCTTGCGCGAGATCGGCAAGTACTACCGCGTCGGCACGATGCTGAAGAAAGACGCGGTCGCCGCGCGCCTCAACTCTGACGCCGGAATCTCGTACACCGAGTTCAGCTACCAGATTCTGCAGGGCTACGACTTTCTCGAGCTGCACCGGCAGCACGGCTGCGTGCTGCAGACGGGCGGCAGCGACCAGTGGGGCAACCTGACGAGCGGCACCGACCTCATCCACAAGGCAGAGGGCCGCAGCGTGCACGCCATCGGCACGCCGCTCATCACCAACAGCGACGGCACGAAGTTCGGCAAGAGCGAAGGCAACGCGATCTGGCTCGCCGCCGACATGTGCAGCCCCTTCGCGATGTACCAGTTCTGGCTCAACACCGACGACGCCGATGTCATCGACCGCTTGAAGGTCTTCACGTTCTTGTCGCGCGCCGAGATCGAGGCGTTCGCCGAGCTCGTCGAGACCGAGCCGTTCCGCCGCGCCGCGCAGAAGCGGCTGGCCCTCGAGGTGACGGGGCTCGTGCACGGAGCCGCAGCGGTCTCGGCCGCCATCGCTGCCTCTGAAGCGCTCTTCGGCCAGGGTGACCTTTCGGCGCTGGATGCTCAGACTCTCGCCGCCGCGATCGCCGAGCTCCCCAGTGCCGACGTCGCCGAGTCAGACACCGTCGTGCACGCGCTCGTGGCCACCGGCCTCTGCTCGAGCGCGGGCGAGGCTCGGCGCGCGATCGCGCAGGGCGGGGTCTCGCTCAACAACGTCAAGGTGTCGAGCGACGAGCAGACCCTCGAGGGCTCCGCGCTCGCCGGGCGGTGCGCCGTGCTGCGGCGCGGCAAGAAGACCCTCGCGGGCGTGCGCTTCTCGGGCAGCTAG